GTTCGCGACGTCAGCCATGCTGTCCTCCTTTCTTCATCACCGCGCTGTATGCCCTGAGTCGTGGAAACTCAATCCTGCGCGGAGCGACCAGTCGAACCGGCCCACGCCGTGCGGCGTCCCCACAAACCACCCGTTCAAACCCAACGTCGCCCCACCCCCGCAGGACACGTGGGACGCCGGAGTCAGCGACGACCGTCGGCGCGCGACGGCGCCGCGTCGCCGCGGGCCGGAACGGGGACGGGCGGACCTGCCTCATCGGCCGGGTCGGCGCGGCCTGCCGCCGGGGCCGACGGGACCGGCTTCCGGCCGCCGGCGTCCGGTGCCGGCGCGCCCGGCTCCCGGCCGGTGGCGTCCGACTCGTCCGGCCCGACGAAGGCCTCGCTGCGGGCGTCGCCGTCGTCGCTGCCGCCGAAGAGGCGGGCGTCGTCGGGCAGGGCCCCGTCGGCCGCCCGGCGGGCCGGACGGCGGGGCTGGACCCACTGCCAGGGCAGGTTGCTGCTGGCGTCGCCCAGCTCCGTACGGACCCGGGGCATGGCCGTCGGCCGCTGTTCGCGGACCCAGCCGACCAGGTGCTCCCGGACCAGGCAGCGCAGGTCCCACAGGTTTCCCGCGTTGGCCGCGCTGACCAGGGCCCGGATCCGGACGTTCCCGCCGGTCGCGTCGGTCACCTGGAGCACGCAGACCCGTCCGTCCCACAGCTCCGTGCCCTCGACCAGCCGGCGCAGCTCCTCCCGCATGGCCTGGACCGGCACCGCCCAGTCCACGTCGAACTCGGCGGTGCCGAGCACCGCCGCCTGGGTCCGGGTCCAGTTCTGGAACGGCGTGCTGGTGAAGTACGAGGTCGGCAGGATCAGCCGACGATCGTCCCAGATCTGGACCACCACGTAGCTGAGGGTCAGCTCCTCGATCCGGCCCCACTCCCCCTCCACGACCACCACGTCGTCGAGGCGCACCGCGTCGCTGAACGCGAGCTGGAGGCCGGCGAAGACGTTGCCGAGCAGGCTCTGCGCGGCCAGGGCGGCGACCACGCCGACCACGCCGGCGCTGGTCAGCACGCCGGCGCCGATGCCCCGCACGCTGGGGAAGGTCATCAGCATCACGCCGAGGGCGAGTACCACGATCACCGCGATGGTGAGCCGGCGCAGCATCACCACCTGGGTGCGTACCCGTCGGGCGTGCCGGTTGTCCGGCACGTCCACCCGGAACCGGGCCAGGGCGACGTCCTCGCTGACCACCAGCAGCGCGGCCACCATCCAGGCGGCGCTGGCGACCACGCAGAGGACCAGCAGGTGGAGCACCACCTGCCGCCACTGCTCGCCCACCGCGTAGCCGGTGCTGAACCGGATGCCGAACTGGACGGCGAGCACGGTCGCCGCGACCTGGAACGGCCGGTGCGCGTGCTCGGTCAGCTCGCACATCAGCAACGAGCGGCGACCGAGCCGACGGGTGGACCGGTGGATCACCTCGACCAGCAACAGGGCGATCACCGCCGCGCCGAGCGCGGCGGCGATCGTCCAGAGGTAGCTCTGCACTGCTTCTTCTCCCCCTCACCGGGCAACGGACCATCTGTCACAAAGGCCCAATAGTGCCCGGCGACCGGCCAACCGACCAGGGTCAGACCTTGCGGTAGCGGGACTGGAGGAAGCAGTACAGGCCGAAGGCGGCGAAGCCGAGCGCCATCAGCGCCAGCAGGTACGGCCCGTACGGCTGGTCACGCAGGGTACGCAGGGCGGCGTCCAGACCGCGCGCCTTCTCCGGGTCGTAGTTGACCGCGGCGACGATGATCAGCAGGCCCGCGATGGCGTACACCGAGCCCTTGGCGGCGTAGCCGGCGACGCCGAGCCGACGGGTCAGCTTGCGGGTCCTCGCGTCCATCTCGTTGGTCTTGAGGTGCTTCTCGAAGCGCTTGATCACCCCGTAGACCACCAGCCCGACGCCGATGGCGGCGAGCCCGAGGCCGGCCAGCCCGACCAGCCAGCGACCGCCGGTGGAGGTCATCAACTCACCGGTGAGCGCCTCCTGCTGGTTGGCGCTGTTGGAGCCGGCGTCGGAGAAGACCTTCCAGGCCGTCCAGGCGAAGTAAAGGTAGACGACGGCACGGCCGGCGGAGGCGACCCGCTCCATGACCCGTTCCTTGCCGCGCTCGGCCTGGTGCCCGACGGCGGCCTCCAGGGCCTGCCAGATCGCCATGGCGAGCAGACCGACGGCGGTGGCCACCAGGACGAACCTACCCATCGGCTGGTCGGCCAGGGTACGCATGGCGCCGGCCTGGTCACCCTCCGTCGAGGAGCCGCCGAAGGCGATCTGCAGGGCCAGCCAGGCGAAGAGCAGGTGGACGATGCCGTAACCGATGAAGCCGATCCGGGCGAGCTTCTCCAGCCATTTGCTGTTGGCGGTGCGCGACGCGGTGGCCTGGGCGCTGTGGGTGAGAGACATGCCGGCACATTCACCGATCGGCTTGCTTCTCAAACGTCGGTCCACCGGCCACCGCACGTCGGACGAGCTGCCCGGATGCGCCGGGCCGGTGGGGTCAGCCGCCCGCGTTGCGCGCCACCCGGACCTTGATCTCGTTGTCGGTGACGCTGTCCAACGTGACCGCGAACCCGCCGACCTCGGCGGCCTGCTGGCCGGTGGTGAGGGTGAGCTGCTCGCCGGCCACCTCGATGGTGGCCTGGTCACCCTGGGCGCCGATCAGCCTGGCCTCGACGCCGAGGATGTTGGCGCTGGCCTCCACGCCCCGGTCGAAGGTGACCGTGCAGGCGTCCAGGCCGCAGTCGGTGGAGGCGCCCTCCGAGCTGCACCCGGCGAGCACGGCCACGCCGAGGGCGAGGGCGGCGAGCAGGCCCGCGGCGCGACGGGCAGGGGCGGGGGGCAGGCCGGCGGCGCGACGGGCAGGGGCGGGGGCGGTGGCGCGTCGGTTCGTCACGGGTCCAAGGGTACGAGACGCGGGCGACCCGGACACGGGACGATCATGCCCCGAGCGACGGTCCGTCGGAACGGAGACCTGCGCCACGGCGCTGCCGGGGGTGACCGCGCTAGGGTCCGGGCATGCCGTTCGACATCACCCGGATCCGGGCCGGCTACCCGGCGCTCGCCGAGGGTCACCTGCACTTCGACGGTGCCGCCGGCACCCAGACCGCCGCCACGGTGGTCGACGCCGTCGCCGACGCGATGCGGGCCGGCATCGGCAACCGCAGTCCGGCGTCCGGTCCCGGCCGGCGCTCCCTGGAGATCGTCGCCGCAGCCCGTTCGGCGGTGGCCGACCTGCTGGGCGTCGAGCCCGCCGGGGTGGTGCTCGGGCCGAGCGCCACCGCGCTGACGTACACCCTGGCCCGGACGCTGGGCGCGGCCTGGCGGCCCGGCGACGAGGTGGTGGTGTCCCGGTTGGACCACGACGCGAACGTCCGGCCGTGGGTGCAGGCGGCCGAACGGGCCGGCGCCACCGTGCGCTGGGCCGAGTTCGACCCGGCGACCGGGGAGCTGCCCGTCGGGCAGTACGCCGACCTGCTGACCGAGCGGACCCGGCTGGTCGCGGTGACCGCCGCCAGCAACGCCGTCGGCACCGAGCCGGACGTGCCCGCGATCGTCAAGCTGGCGCACGGGGTCGGGGCGCTGGTCTGCGTGGACGGGGTGCACGCCGTCCCGCACGGGCCGACCGACGTGCCGGCGCTCGGCGCGGACTTCTTCGTCACCAGCGCCTACAAGTGGTCGGGCCCGCACCTGGCGGCGCTGGTCGCCGCCCCGCAGCGCTGGGCCGGGCTGCGTCCGGACAAGCTGCGGCCGGCGGCCGACACGGTGCCGGAACGGTTCGAGCACGGCACGCCGAGCTTCCCGCTGCTGGCCGGGGTGACCGCCGCCGTGGACCACCTGGCCGGCCTGGACCCGGACGCCCGGGGCGACCGGCGGCAGCGGTTGCGGGCCGGGCTGACCGCCGCGCGGGCGCACGAGGAGAAGGTCTTCGACCGACTGCTCGGCGGGCTGGCCACGCTGCCCGGGGTGACCGTGCTGCCGGCGCCGGCCCGGCGCAGCCCGACGGTGTCGTTCCGGCTGGACGGGCTCGACCCGGCGGAGGTCGCCACGGCGCTCGGCGCGGCCGGGATCTGCCTGTCCCACGGCGACTACTACGCCTACGAGTACTTCACCGCCGTCGGGCTGCGTGCGCGCGGCGGCGCCGTCCGGGCGAGCGTCTACCACTACAACACCGACGACGAGGTGGACCGGTTGCTTGCCGAACTGGGCCGGCTGGCCCGGCGGTGAGCGGAGAATGAGCCGGTGAGCTACCTGATCGACGACAACCCCGCCCGGCGTCGCTTCGAGATCCTGGTCGACGACGCGCTGGCCGGGTTCACCGCGTACCGGCAGCAGGGGCCGGACGTGCTGGTCTTCACGCACACCGAGGTCGACCCGGGGTTCCAGGGTCGCGGGGTCGGCGGGGCGCTGATCCGCGGCGTCCTGGACGAGGTGCGCCGGCGCGGGGCCCGGGTGGTGCCGCAGTGCCCGTTCATGGCCGCGTTCGTCGACCAGCACCCCGAGTACGCCGACCTGGTCGCCGCCTGACCGCCGGGACCCCGGCCCGGCCCCGGGGCGGGGCGGCCCGCCTTCCCGCCCCGTCGTCGGTCAGCTCGGCTGGGTGACGTTGACCATCCACGGGACGCCGAACCGGTCCACGCACGCGCCGTACAGGTCGCCCCACATCTGCTTCTCGAACGGCATGACGACGGCGCCACCGGCGGACAGCTCCGCCCAGACCTCTTCGAGCCCTTCGCCCTCACCGCCGCTGAGGCTGCAGGTGATGGTGTCGCCCGGCCGGTACGACATGCCCGGCGCGGTGTCGGAGGCCATCAGGACGTAGCCCCGGTCGGTGGTGAGCATCGCGTGCATGACCTTCTCCGCCAGGTCGGGCTCGGTGGTGCCGTACTCGCCGAACGTGCTGATCTGGAGCTGGCCGCCGAACACGGACCGGTAGAACTCCATGGCCTCGCGGGCGTTGCCGTCGAACGTGAGGTACGGGTTGAGTCGGGAGGTCATCGCCGGGCTCCTTCGCCGAGTGGTCGCGTCCTCCCGGACGTTAGACCCACCCCCTGACATCGCAGGGGCGTTTCCCGCCGCCGAACGGGTCGCCGTCCCGGTCCGGCCGTCAGGGCGGGCGCGACGGCGGGCCCGTCCCGCGCTTCGATGGCCGGGACGAATCAGGCGTCACCCGCCGGAAACAATTACCGGGGCAGGGCTGCCGCCGGTTTAGGACGGCGGCTGACAGAAACAGTTTCCGCCGGTACGCTGTGGGTGCCGGAAATCGGTTCAGCCATCCACTGGAATCGTCCTGTCGGATTTCTGTCACCTATGCGGTCTGACAACGCGGCAGACCTTTGCCACAAACCCCGACGCAGCGGTTTCGCCATTACTCACGGTGCCGCTCCAAGTGGTCTGGGTAATCGTCGACGCATTGTCTGTGAACGTATCACCTTGATTGAAGGGACATTGATGCATCGGCCCAGAATGTCCAGATGGCGGCTCTTCTCTGCCGTCGCCCTCGGCGTCCTGCCGGTTCTTGCCGCCCTGCCGTCCCCGGCCACGGCGGGGCTCCTGCCCGGTCCGACGACCTTCAAGCACGAGTTGCTCGCGAAGGCCGTGCCGGACGAGTGTTTCGCCGGCGTCGGGCAGCCCTACCCGGCCGGCCCTCCCTGTGAGCAGGGGCAGGCCAAGGTCAACCAGGCCTACGTGTGGTCGCTGGCCAAGGCGGAGAACCGTCTGTGGTTCGGCACCGGGGCGAACGTGAACTGCATTGTCACCGGCTCGACGCTCTCCCGGCCCGTGCCCCGCCAGAACGACGACTACGTGTGCGAGTTCGCGGACAGTCAGATCGTCAAACAAAATCCGACCATGCCCACCAATGTGGGTGATCACCGGCAACCCCGGGTGTACCTCTACGACCTGGCCTCCGGGGTGCAGACCGAAAAGACGAGCGTCATAACGAGCGCTTCCGCCGACGACGCCTCCCGCCTGAAGAGGACGCTGGGGCTGCGGGCCGGCGGCACACACCAGGGCGTCGTCCTGCTCGCCGGACCGGCGCTCGGGCAGACGGTTAACATGTTCGCGTTCGACACCGTCACCGGTGATTACCTCGGCTCGGCGAACTTCGCCAAGTACGGCAACATCCGCCATTTCCTGGTGGCGGACGACGCCCTCTACGCGGGCGTGGGGGTCGGCGCGAACGGCCGCGACGGCGGCTACATGCTGCGGTGGGCCGGGGACCGCACGGACCCGTTCAAGTTCATCGAGGTCGGCCAACTGCCGGCCCAGGTCGCCGACCTGACGGTGCACGACGGGCGGATCTTCGTCAGCACCTGGTCGGCCGTCGGCGCCGGGTCGCTCGCCGCCGGATCGTCGGGCCGCGCCGGCGTCCGCTCGCTGCTCGGCCGGATCGGCGTCCTGCCGGCCGCCGAGGTCAACCCGGCCATCGCGGGCGTCTGGATGAGCCCACGGCTGAGCGACGGCGACCCCGGCCTGACGCCCGCCGACCTCGGGTCGTGGCAGCAGGTCTGGAGCGCCCAGACCTACGAGCCGGACCCGATCATCGCCAGCTCGTACGGCCTCGGCGCGCTCTACTCCTTCGAGGGCTACCTCTACTGGGGGACAATGCACGTCCCGATGAAGTCGACGAGCATGGTGGCCGAGGCGTACCCGCCGGCCGACGAGGTCACGGCGCGGGCCACGCTGGAGAACTCCCAGCGCGCGGTGAGCATCTTCCGGGGCAAGCGGTTCGGCACCGCCCTGGAGAACATCGAGCTGCTGTACGGGGAGGCGAGGCTGCCGGCGTACGACGCGGCGGCGAACGACGGCGCGGGCGCCTGGAAGTGGACCTCCACCGGGTACCGCCCCCGCTACGGGCACATCGGGTTCGGCAACATCTACACCAACTACACCTGGACCATGGAGGTGTCCGGCGGGCGGCTGTTCGTCGGCACGATGGACTGGAGCTACCTGGCGAAGGACCTGCTGCCCCAGGCCGCGCAGGCGATGGGCTTCGCCAACGCGGCCCGGGGGCTGAGCGACGACCTGGACCCGATCACCATCGACCCGGCGCTGTACGGCGGTGACCTGTACATGTTCGAGTCGAGCCTGCGCCCGGCCACCGCGGTCGACACGAAGGGGATGGGCAACTATCTCAACTACGGTTTCCGCACCATGGTGTCGGACGGCTCGACCCTGTACCTCGGGATGGCCAACCCGATGAACCTGCGCACCGACCCGAACGACGGCGTGCCGGAGGGCGGCTGGGAGCTGATCAGGCTGACGCCCACCAGGCGGTGAGCGTTCCCGTGGGGCTGCCGCCGGGCAGCCCCACGGGGCCCCGCTGCCGCCGCTGCGGGGCGGCTCAACAACGCACCCGGGCGTCGTGCACGCCGATCGACGTGCCGGTGAGGAGCTCGGCGGCGGCCCGCGCGCCGGCCATGCTCGCGCCGTGGGTGGCCACGTGCACCCGGCCGGTGACCAGCACGGGCAGGCCCAGCTCCACCACCACCGCGTCCGGGCGGGCGGCCAGCGCCCGCGCCACCGCCGTCCGCATCCACCGGTGGCGGTGCAGGTCCCGGAC
The sequence above is a segment of the Micromonospora sp. WMMD882 genome. Coding sequences within it:
- a CDS encoding DUF1206 domain-containing protein, coding for MSLTHSAQATASRTANSKWLEKLARIGFIGYGIVHLLFAWLALQIAFGGSSTEGDQAGAMRTLADQPMGRFVLVATAVGLLAMAIWQALEAAVGHQAERGKERVMERVASAGRAVVYLYFAWTAWKVFSDAGSNSANQQEALTGELMTSTGGRWLVGLAGLGLAAIGVGLVVYGVIKRFEKHLKTNEMDARTRKLTRRLGVAGYAAKGSVYAIAGLLIIVAAVNYDPEKARGLDAALRTLRDQPYGPYLLALMALGFAAFGLYCFLQSRYRKV
- a CDS encoding cysteine desulfurase-like protein is translated as MPFDITRIRAGYPALAEGHLHFDGAAGTQTAATVVDAVADAMRAGIGNRSPASGPGRRSLEIVAAARSAVADLLGVEPAGVVLGPSATALTYTLARTLGAAWRPGDEVVVSRLDHDANVRPWVQAAERAGATVRWAEFDPATGELPVGQYADLLTERTRLVAVTAASNAVGTEPDVPAIVKLAHGVGALVCVDGVHAVPHGPTDVPALGADFFVTSAYKWSGPHLAALVAAPQRWAGLRPDKLRPAADTVPERFEHGTPSFPLLAGVTAAVDHLAGLDPDARGDRRQRLRAGLTAARAHEEKVFDRLLGGLATLPGVTVLPAPARRSPTVSFRLDGLDPAEVATALGAAGICLSHGDYYAYEYFTAVGLRARGGAVRASVYHYNTDDEVDRLLAELGRLARR
- a CDS encoding GNAT family N-acetyltransferase; this translates as MSYLIDDNPARRRFEILVDDALAGFTAYRQQGPDVLVFTHTEVDPGFQGRGVGGALIRGVLDEVRRRGARVVPQCPFMAAFVDQHPEYADLVAA
- a CDS encoding VOC family protein; the protein is MTSRLNPYLTFDGNAREAMEFYRSVFGGQLQISTFGEYGTTEPDLAEKVMHAMLTTDRGYVLMASDTAPGMSYRPGDTITCSLSGGEGEGLEEVWAELSAGGAVVMPFEKQMWGDLYGACVDRFGVPWMVNVTQPS